From a region of the Oceanithermus desulfurans genome:
- a CDS encoding DegV family protein: MNVALVTDSTSDIPPELRTRIGVRVVPLYVHFQGKTFKDWEEITPTDLFQGVAAGTDLPTTSQPSPQDFEVAYAEALEHADRVLSIHISSKLSGTFQSASIAAEKYGGRVQVFDSQAASAGIGMMVLRAHELLSEGTGLEEVVHELERIRDDHIVRFVVATLDYLRKNGRIGGAQAFLGNLLNIKPILTVRGGVVDAAGRARGEKRALKEMVKTFRDWAEGRERVRVFYLYTGAEEAVHALREEIRTLGDRIEEVYTSEIGAVIASHTGPGIYGYYAYSL; encoded by the coding sequence ATGAACGTAGCCTTGGTCACCGACTCCACCAGCGACATCCCCCCTGAACTACGGACGCGCATCGGCGTGCGCGTCGTACCCCTCTACGTCCACTTTCAAGGAAAGACCTTCAAGGACTGGGAGGAGATCACCCCCACGGACCTGTTCCAAGGGGTGGCCGCGGGCACCGACCTGCCCACGACCAGCCAGCCCTCGCCCCAGGACTTCGAGGTGGCCTACGCCGAGGCGCTCGAACACGCCGACCGGGTCCTCTCCATTCACATCTCCTCGAAACTCTCGGGCACCTTCCAGTCGGCCAGCATCGCCGCGGAGAAGTACGGCGGCCGGGTGCAGGTCTTCGACTCGCAGGCCGCCTCGGCGGGCATCGGCATGATGGTGCTGCGGGCGCACGAACTGCTCAGCGAGGGCACCGGGCTCGAAGAGGTCGTACACGAGCTCGAGCGCATCCGCGACGACCACATCGTCCGCTTCGTGGTCGCCACCCTGGACTACCTGCGCAAGAACGGCCGCATCGGCGGCGCCCAGGCCTTTCTGGGCAACCTGCTCAACATCAAGCCCATCCTCACGGTGCGGGGCGGCGTCGTTGACGCCGCGGGCCGCGCCCGCGGCGAAAAGCGGGCGTTGAAGGAGATGGTCAAGACGTTTCGCGACTGGGCCGAAGGCCGGGAGCGGGTACGCGTCTTCTACCTCTACACCGGCGCCGAGGAGGCCGTACACGCCCTGCGCGAAGAGATCCGCACCCTCGGCGACCGGATCGAGGAGGTCTACACCTCCGAGATCGGCGCGGTGATCGCCTCCCACACCGGCCCCGGCATCTACGGCTACTACGCCTACAGTCTCTGA
- the serA gene encoding phosphoglycerate dehydrogenase gives MWRVLVTDEMHLGDHDHPDLQLDYRPGMPREEILASIADYDALITRSRTQVDRELLERAARLKVIGRGGVGVDNIDLDAASRRGILVINVPEANTRSAAELAFGLMLAAARLVALSDRELRDGRWNRKHLGRELMNKRLGIVGLGRIGGQVAQFARAFGMEVWAYDPYISSKRAETLGVRLVDRLEALLPEVQFLTVHTPLNEETRDLIGRRELYLLPRGAVVVNAARGGIVNEPALYDLLEEGHLFAVGLDVFAVEPPDPEHPLLHHPRVVHTAHLGANTEEAQARVGHGIVERVYEALSGNYAYAINAGFDPEAFQALKGWMPLAEALGRLLAQITRGRAQTLEVAVLGGFECEPEPVFAAVAKGVLEPVIDEPVNYVSSRPRLEERGVRLISRRDPDARGYAQAIEVRLVTDQEERRALGTVLAGRPRLVRIDDYALEIEPTGAVLVCINRDQPGVVGRVGTLLGEAGVNIAGLQLGRDQPGGRALFVLAVDQPPPDEVLEELRNLELLERVDAAWL, from the coding sequence ATGTGGCGCGTTCTCGTGACCGACGAAATGCACCTGGGTGACCACGACCACCCCGACCTGCAGCTCGACTACCGCCCGGGCATGCCGCGCGAGGAGATCCTGGCCAGCATCGCGGACTACGACGCCCTGATCACCCGAAGCCGCACGCAGGTGGACCGCGAGCTGCTGGAGCGGGCGGCGCGGCTCAAGGTGATCGGGCGCGGGGGCGTGGGCGTGGACAACATCGACCTCGACGCCGCTTCCAGGCGCGGCATCCTGGTGATCAACGTTCCCGAGGCCAACACCCGCAGCGCCGCCGAGCTGGCCTTCGGCCTCATGCTCGCCGCGGCCCGCCTGGTGGCGCTTTCCGACCGGGAACTGCGCGACGGCCGCTGGAACCGCAAACACCTGGGCCGGGAGTTGATGAACAAGCGCCTGGGCATCGTGGGGCTGGGGCGCATCGGAGGGCAGGTGGCCCAGTTCGCCCGTGCCTTCGGGATGGAGGTCTGGGCCTACGATCCCTACATCTCCAGCAAGCGGGCCGAGACCCTCGGGGTGCGCCTGGTGGACCGCCTGGAGGCGTTGCTGCCCGAGGTGCAGTTCCTGACCGTGCACACGCCGCTGAACGAAGAGACCCGGGACCTGATCGGCCGGCGGGAGCTGTACCTGCTGCCCCGGGGCGCGGTCGTGGTCAACGCCGCCCGCGGCGGCATCGTCAACGAGCCCGCGCTTTACGACCTGCTGGAGGAAGGGCACCTCTTCGCGGTGGGTCTCGACGTCTTCGCGGTCGAGCCCCCCGACCCTGAGCACCCGCTGCTGCACCATCCGCGGGTGGTGCACACCGCCCACCTCGGCGCCAACACCGAAGAGGCGCAGGCGCGGGTGGGGCACGGCATCGTGGAGCGCGTCTACGAGGCGCTCTCGGGCAACTACGCCTACGCGATCAACGCGGGCTTCGACCCGGAGGCCTTTCAGGCGCTCAAGGGCTGGATGCCCCTGGCCGAGGCGCTGGGGCGGCTGCTGGCGCAGATCACCCGCGGCCGCGCCCAGACGCTGGAGGTTGCGGTCCTGGGAGGGTTCGAGTGCGAGCCCGAGCCCGTCTTCGCCGCGGTGGCCAAGGGGGTGCTCGAGCCCGTCATCGACGAGCCCGTCAACTACGTCTCCTCACGGCCGCGCTTGGAAGAGCGCGGCGTTCGTCTGATCAGCCGTCGCGACCCCGACGCCCGTGGCTACGCCCAGGCCATCGAGGTGCGGCTGGTAACGGACCAGGAGGAGCGCCGCGCTCTGGGAACGGTCCTCGCCGGCCGGCCGCGGCTGGTGCGCATCGACGACTACGCGCTGGAGATCGAGCCGACCGGCGCGGTCCTCGTCTGCATCAACCGCGACCAGCCGGGCGTCGTCGGCCGGGTGGGCACGCTGCTGGGCGAGGCCGGGGTCAACATCGCGGGGTTGCAGCTCGGGCGGGACCAGCCCGGCGGCCGCGCCCTCTTCGTCCTTGCCGTCGACCAGCCGCCGCCGGACGAGGTGCTCGAAGAGCTGCGCAATCTCGAGCTCCTGGAGCGGGTGGACGCCGCATGGCTGTGA
- a CDS encoding pyridoxal-phosphate-dependent aminotransferase family protein yields MAVTRLRLLTPGPVNLHPAALQAMTRPQLHHRSPEAAALVRALRARLAELLGTRGEVLLVGGSGTAAMEAVVRALFRPGDRVWVPVAGKFAERWAEIARAAGLEPQVSEHPWGAVVGPDDLPPGRLDGALLTHSETSTGVLHPVRELAAAVRARSPEALVVVDAVTSFLVAELELEAWGLDAAVSGSQKGAMAPPGLAFAWLAPRALERLRPAGYYLDLGRDLTAQRRGQTAFTPPIQIIEAVHDVLEAVWPQGRDDLARHWAAKREANARFYARGAELGLRPVPTREEARSPATAAFYLPEGWTAEALSAAFAERGWRVAGGQGPLKGRIFRVSAMGYFTRAELERAYGDFTAVLRRS; encoded by the coding sequence ATGGCTGTGACCCGCTTGCGGCTGCTGACGCCGGGGCCCGTAAACCTGCACCCCGCGGCGCTGCAGGCCATGACGCGCCCGCAGCTGCACCACCGCAGCCCCGAAGCCGCGGCGCTCGTGCGTGCCCTGCGGGCGCGGCTCGCGGAGCTGCTGGGCACCCGCGGCGAGGTGCTGCTCGTGGGCGGGAGCGGCACCGCGGCCATGGAGGCGGTGGTGCGTGCTCTCTTCCGTCCCGGCGACCGCGTCTGGGTGCCCGTGGCGGGCAAGTTCGCCGAGCGCTGGGCGGAGATCGCGCGGGCGGCCGGGCTCGAGCCGCAGGTCAGCGAGCACCCCTGGGGCGCGGTCGTGGGCCCGGACGACCTGCCCCCGGGCCGTCTCGACGGCGCCTTGCTCACCCACTCGGAGACCTCGACGGGCGTGCTGCACCCGGTTCGCGAACTGGCCGCGGCGGTGCGGGCGCGGTCGCCCGAGGCCCTCGTCGTCGTCGACGCCGTCACTTCCTTTCTGGTCGCCGAGCTCGAGCTCGAGGCCTGGGGCCTGGACGCGGCCGTCAGCGGCAGCCAGAAGGGCGCGATGGCGCCTCCCGGGCTCGCGTTCGCCTGGCTCGCGCCGCGCGCCCTGGAGCGGCTGCGCCCCGCGGGCTACTACCTCGACCTCGGCCGCGACCTGACCGCCCAGCGCCGGGGGCAGACGGCGTTCACGCCCCCGATCCAGATCATCGAGGCCGTCCACGACGTCCTCGAGGCCGTCTGGCCGCAGGGGCGCGACGACCTGGCGCGTCACTGGGCGGCGAAGCGCGAGGCCAACGCCCGCTTCTACGCGCGCGGCGCCGAGCTGGGCCTGCGCCCGGTTCCCACGCGCGAGGAGGCGCGAAGCCCCGCCACCGCCGCGTTCTACCTGCCGGAGGGCTGGACCGCAGAAGCCCTTTCCGCGGCCTTCGCGGAGCGCGGCTGGCGGGTGGCCGGGGGGCAGGGACCCTTGAAGGGCCGCATCTTCCGGGTCTCGGCGATGGGCTACTTCACGCGCGCGGAGCTGGAGCGCGCCTACGGCGACTTCACCGCGGTGCTTCGTCGTTCCTGA
- a CDS encoding DUF436 family protein, with the protein MPLELAAPLIEAVRRVFAAAPPEPGDLMVLGGSTSAVRGERYGKAGDPTLALELLEALLPELAPRGVVLAVQGCEHVNRSLVLPANRARLLGLEPVNVVPVPKAGGALAAVYRKLLPDPAVVADMAASARYGLDIGGVLIGMHLRPVVVPVPLGDLRLGHAPLSGGFSRPRLIGGARAVYDPAEADRILEEALRNDEAPR; encoded by the coding sequence ATGCCACTCGAACTCGCCGCACCCCTTATCGAGGCCGTCCGGCGCGTCTTCGCGGCGGCGCCGCCGGAGCCGGGCGACCTCATGGTGCTGGGCGGATCGACGAGCGCGGTGCGCGGCGAACGCTACGGCAAGGCCGGCGACCCGACGCTGGCCCTGGAGCTGCTGGAGGCGCTGCTGCCCGAGCTGGCGCCGCGGGGGGTGGTGCTGGCAGTGCAGGGCTGCGAACACGTCAACCGCAGCCTGGTGCTGCCGGCGAACCGCGCACGGCTGCTGGGGCTCGAGCCCGTCAACGTCGTTCCCGTTCCCAAGGCGGGCGGCGCACTCGCGGCGGTCTACCGCAAGCTGCTGCCCGATCCCGCCGTGGTCGCCGACATGGCCGCTTCGGCGCGCTACGGCCTCGACATCGGCGGCGTCCTGATCGGCATGCACCTGCGGCCCGTGGTGGTTCCGGTACCGCTGGGCGACCTGCGGCTCGGCCACGCCCCCCTCAGCGGCGGCTTCTCCCGCCCCCGGCTGATCGGCGGCGCGCGGGCGGTCTACGACCCCGCCGAGGCCGACCGGATCCTGGAAGAAGCGCTCAGGAACGACGAAGCACCGCGGTGA
- the aroH gene encoding chorismate mutase, with translation MVRGIRGAITVEQDTPEEILAATRRLLEAILERNDIRDPAELAALIFTVTEDLSSAFPAEAARQLGMNRVPLLSAREVPVPGSLPRVIRILALWNTDAPPEAIRHVYLGEAQRLRPDLDSAF, from the coding sequence ATGGTACGGGGCATTCGCGGCGCCATCACCGTCGAGCAGGACACCCCCGAGGAGATTCTGGCGGCGACGCGGAGGCTGCTCGAGGCCATCCTGGAGCGCAACGACATCCGCGACCCCGCCGAGCTCGCGGCGCTGATCTTCACCGTCACCGAGGACCTGAGCTCCGCGTTCCCCGCCGAGGCGGCCCGCCAGCTGGGCATGAACCGGGTGCCGCTGCTCTCGGCGCGCGAGGTGCCCGTGCCCGGGTCGCTGCCCCGGGTGATCCGGATCCTGGCGCTTTGGAACACCGACGCGCCGCCCGAGGCCATCCGCCACGTCTACCTGGGCGAGGCCCAGCGCCTGCGCCCCGACCTGGACAGCGCCTTCTGA
- a CDS encoding chloride channel protein, with protein sequence MDRRHVLTLIAYSAGLGLLVGLVAASFTWLLYQVQEYVLGYLVGYLPPGYSGENGLLHTFRNPHPWVLLLLLPLLFAGASLLGHNRGLAKIIAAYHQTARATLREKLRYALGSLVELGAGSPMGREGPMAVLGDWMGDALGRRFLPADLARHLPFAGLAAGFAAAFHAPVGGALLAVEIFFPGLVLAIASLGPALIGALAGFTVYGAFWGYEPLLSLQPLPPRWYHLGFALLLGALMAAVGTLLVHAVRAVRRASAGLSFMPRHALLGLIVAAVAALLPQTLGDGLVWVELGSTPILPVAFLVLLAAVRTLLLGLVYGLGGYGALIGPTLALGGLYAVALARALPAYAPDAQAAALVGMGALLAGVVRTPFAALLLVSEFGGYAVLPLALPAIFVAYVLTPVQVFPEQNLAAESIAAAPFAGLRVGELTFEIRGIVRDGRELAAERELVLEADDRLLLPRRGLRVE encoded by the coding sequence ATGGATCGGCGGCACGTCCTCACCCTCATCGCCTACAGCGCCGGTCTGGGCCTGCTGGTCGGGCTGGTCGCCGCCTCGTTCACCTGGCTGCTCTACCAGGTTCAGGAGTACGTGCTCGGTTACCTCGTGGGCTACCTTCCCCCGGGCTACTCGGGAGAGAACGGGTTGCTGCACACCTTCCGCAACCCCCACCCCTGGGTCCTGCTGCTTCTCTTGCCGCTCCTCTTCGCCGGCGCCTCGCTGCTGGGGCACAACCGCGGCCTGGCCAAGATCATCGCCGCCTACCACCAGACCGCCCGGGCCACGCTGCGCGAGAAGCTCCGCTACGCCCTGGGCAGCCTGGTGGAGCTGGGGGCGGGCTCGCCGATGGGCCGCGAGGGCCCCATGGCAGTGCTCGGCGACTGGATGGGCGACGCCCTGGGGCGCCGCTTCCTGCCCGCGGACCTCGCCCGCCACCTGCCCTTCGCCGGCCTCGCGGCGGGGTTCGCCGCCGCCTTCCACGCCCCCGTGGGCGGCGCGCTGCTGGCCGTCGAGATCTTCTTCCCCGGCCTCGTCCTCGCCATCGCTTCGCTGGGCCCGGCGCTGATCGGCGCCCTGGCCGGCTTCACCGTCTACGGCGCCTTCTGGGGGTACGAACCGCTGCTTTCGTTGCAGCCGCTGCCGCCGCGCTGGTACCACCTCGGCTTCGCGCTGCTGCTGGGCGCGCTGATGGCCGCGGTGGGCACGTTGCTCGTGCACGCGGTGCGCGCGGTGCGCCGGGCCTCGGCGGGCCTGTCGTTCATGCCCCGGCACGCCCTGCTGGGGTTGATCGTGGCCGCGGTGGCCGCGCTGCTGCCGCAGACCCTGGGCGACGGCCTCGTCTGGGTGGAGCTCGGCAGCACCCCCATCCTGCCCGTCGCCTTTCTCGTGCTGCTGGCGGCGGTGCGCACCCTTCTCCTCGGCCTCGTCTACGGCCTGGGGGGCTACGGGGCGCTGATCGGACCCACCCTCGCGCTCGGCGGCCTCTACGCGGTGGCCCTGGCGCGCGCCCTGCCGGCCTACGCCCCCGACGCCCAGGCCGCCGCGCTGGTGGGGATGGGGGCGCTGCTCGCCGGCGTGGTGCGCACGCCCTTCGCCGCTCTCCTGCTCGTCAGCGAGTTCGGCGGCTACGCGGTGCTGCCGCTGGCGCTGCCGGCCATCTTCGTGGCCTACGTGCTCACCCCGGTGCAGGTCTTCCCCGAGCAGAACCTGGCCGCAGAGTCCATCGCCGCCGCACCCTTCGCCGGCCTGCGCGTCGGCGAACTCACCTTCGAGATCCGCGGGATCGTCCGCGACGGCCGGGAGCTGGCCGCCGAGCGCGAGCTCGTCCTCGAAGCCGATGATCGGCTGTTGCTCCCGCGCCGCGGGCTGCGGGTAGAATGA
- a CDS encoding amidohydrolase family protein encodes MPELELWTAAWVLIGGTVRADAGLVTDGRRVLATGGLADLRRRYPSAATVAKGRYLGPPLANAHTHLDLGLGPTFTGPFPDFVRHVVGQADRRGHAAAMRAVEHAPQRLLGDIAARAEVVDWWLEEGPAAGVVYWEVLGLVPPRREAEILEATRERLERWKRRERPGGPRVGLSPHAPYSLTPGLMRGVVALARELDVPLQIHAAESPGERAYFLRREGELAEFFREQGWPTDLHPTGLSPVAYLAELGVLEAQPTLVHGVQVDEADVRLLAEHRVAVVSCPRSNLGLGAGLPPYDLYLRHGVPLALGTDSRASAPSLDVRDEIALLARHGQPPERTLAWAAAGGRAALGLAPAALQPGMELEQVEFW; translated from the coding sequence ATGCCCGAACTGGAGCTCTGGACCGCTGCTTGGGTGCTGATCGGCGGCACGGTACGCGCGGACGCCGGCCTCGTCACCGACGGCCGGCGCGTGCTCGCGACCGGCGGCCTCGCCGACCTGCGGCGACGCTACCCCTCGGCCGCCACGGTGGCGAAGGGCCGCTACCTGGGCCCGCCCCTCGCGAACGCCCACACCCACCTCGACCTGGGCCTCGGCCCCACCTTCACCGGGCCCTTTCCTGACTTCGTGCGCCACGTCGTCGGCCAGGCGGACCGCCGCGGCCACGCGGCCGCCATGCGCGCCGTAGAGCACGCCCCCCAGCGGCTGCTGGGCGACATCGCCGCGCGCGCGGAGGTGGTGGACTGGTGGCTCGAAGAGGGCCCCGCCGCCGGCGTCGTCTACTGGGAGGTGCTGGGGCTGGTGCCGCCCCGTCGCGAGGCCGAGATCCTGGAGGCCACCCGCGAGCGGCTCGAGCGCTGGAAGCGGCGCGAACGGCCGGGCGGGCCGCGGGTGGGCCTCTCGCCCCATGCCCCCTACTCGCTCACCCCCGGCCTGATGCGCGGGGTCGTCGCCCTCGCGCGCGAACTCGACGTCCCGCTCCAGATCCACGCGGCGGAGAGCCCCGGCGAGCGCGCCTACTTCCTGCGCCGCGAGGGTGAGCTGGCGGAGTTCTTCCGCGAGCAGGGCTGGCCCACCGACCTGCACCCGACGGGCCTCTCCCCCGTCGCCTACCTGGCCGAGCTGGGGGTGCTTGAGGCCCAGCCCACGCTGGTGCACGGCGTCCAGGTGGACGAAGCCGACGTACGGCTGCTGGCCGAACACCGCGTGGCAGTGGTGAGCTGCCCGCGCTCGAACCTGGGGCTCGGAGCGGGCCTGCCGCCCTACGACCTCTACCTGCGGCACGGCGTCCCGCTGGCGCTGGGCACCGACTCGCGGGCCAGCGCCCCCTCGCTGGACGTGCGCGACGAGATCGCGCTGCTCGCGCGCCACGGCCAGCCCCCGGAACGCACGCTCGCCTGGGCCGCGGCCGGGGGGCGCGCCGCTTTGGGGCTTGCGCCCGCGGCGCTGCAACCCGGCATGGAACTCGAACAAGTAGAATTTTGGTAA
- the mqnC gene encoding cyclic dehypoxanthinyl futalosine synthase: MDVLDRAARGERLGREELLELYRRPLPEVAAVAHALRLERAHPDYVTYLIDRNINYSNVCTVACGYCAFYRTDRQPDAYTLSYEEIGRKVAELEAVGGRRILMQGGVNPHLPLEWYEELLRYLKEHHPQVRIDAFSPEEILGLEKLTGLSAREVLERLKAAGLDGVPGAGAEILVDRVRHAAAPARIPTADWVRIVEEVLAQGMYSLASMVIGMGEGPEERVEHLLVLRELQDRALERYGHGFSGFALWTMQVENTRLAGRLPGATAHEYLQTLAVARIALDNVAGHQASWPTMGFKVAQTALYYGANDFGSTMLEENVVSAASGNVRRSATVREIVRQIVEAGFRPAERNVFYEIVAEPDVEALLAPPVA, encoded by the coding sequence ATGGACGTCCTGGACCGCGCCGCGCGGGGGGAACGGTTGGGGCGCGAGGAGCTTCTCGAACTCTACCGCCGCCCGCTTCCCGAAGTGGCCGCGGTGGCCCACGCGCTGCGGCTCGAGCGCGCCCACCCCGACTACGTCACCTACCTGATCGACCGCAACATCAACTACTCCAACGTCTGCACCGTGGCCTGCGGCTACTGCGCCTTCTACCGCACCGACCGCCAGCCCGACGCCTACACCCTCAGCTACGAGGAGATCGGCCGGAAGGTGGCCGAGCTCGAGGCCGTGGGTGGCCGGCGCATCCTCATGCAGGGCGGGGTCAACCCCCACCTGCCGCTCGAATGGTACGAAGAGCTGCTGCGCTACCTCAAAGAGCACCACCCCCAGGTGCGCATCGACGCCTTCAGCCCCGAGGAGATCCTGGGGCTGGAAAAGCTGACCGGACTGAGCGCGCGCGAGGTGCTGGAGCGCCTGAAGGCCGCCGGCCTCGACGGGGTGCCCGGCGCGGGGGCGGAGATCCTGGTCGACCGCGTCCGCCACGCCGCCGCCCCCGCCCGCATCCCCACGGCCGACTGGGTGCGGATCGTCGAGGAGGTGCTGGCCCAGGGCATGTACTCGCTCGCCAGCATGGTCATCGGCATGGGCGAGGGGCCCGAGGAGCGGGTGGAGCACCTGCTCGTCCTGCGCGAGCTGCAGGACCGGGCGCTGGAGCGCTACGGCCACGGCTTCTCCGGCTTCGCGCTCTGGACGATGCAGGTCGAGAACACCCGCCTCGCCGGCCGGCTCCCGGGGGCCACGGCCCACGAGTACCTGCAAACTTTGGCCGTCGCCCGCATCGCCCTCGACAACGTCGCCGGCCACCAGGCCAGCTGGCCGACGATGGGCTTCAAGGTGGCCCAGACCGCGCTCTACTACGGCGCCAACGACTTCGGCAGCACCATGCTCGAGGAGAACGTCGTCTCCGCCGCCTCGGGGAACGTGCGCCGCTCGGCGACGGTGCGCGAGATCGTGCGCCAGATCGTGGAGGCCGGCTTCCGCCCCGCCGAGCGCAACGTCTTCTACGAGATCGTCGCCGAACCCGACGTGGAGGCGCTGCTCGCCCCTCCCGTCGCCTGA
- a CDS encoding adenosine diphosphatase — protein MELKKVPIEKPETVNVILGHAHFIKTVEDLHEALVQSVPGIRFGLAFNEASQERLVRKSGSDDALVELAVKNALAVGAGHFFIVVLGEGVFPINVMHALRTVPEVVGLYAATANPVAVLVAEDGDQRAVLGVFDGQTPLGVEDEAATAHRKGFLRTIGYKLG, from the coding sequence ATGGAACTCAAGAAGGTGCCCATCGAAAAGCCGGAGACGGTGAACGTGATCCTGGGCCACGCCCACTTCATCAAGACGGTCGAGGACCTGCACGAGGCGCTGGTGCAGTCGGTGCCGGGCATCCGCTTCGGCCTCGCCTTCAACGAGGCCAGCCAGGAGCGGCTGGTACGCAAGAGCGGCAGCGACGACGCGCTCGTCGAGCTGGCGGTGAAGAACGCCCTGGCCGTGGGTGCGGGGCACTTCTTCATCGTGGTGCTGGGCGAGGGGGTCTTCCCGATCAACGTGATGCACGCTCTGCGCACCGTGCCCGAAGTCGTCGGCCTCTATGCGGCCACGGCCAACCCGGTCGCGGTCCTCGTCGCCGAAGACGGCGACCAGCGGGCGGTTCTCGGTGTCTTCGACGGCCAGACGCCGCTGGGCGTGGAGGACGAGGCGGCCACCGCACACCGCAAGGGTTTCCTGCGCACGATCGGCTACAAGCTTGGCTAG
- a CDS encoding peroxiredoxin, which translates to MISEGTKAPDFALPDQEGGLHRLGDYAGRWLVLYFYPKDNTPGCSQEARDFNALAGRFQARGAAVLGVSKDTVASHRRFAEKLGLRFPLLADPETEVIRAYGAWGKKKLYGKEYEGTIRSTVLIDPEGRVARVWPKVRVKGHAEAVLVELERLQEERRGS; encoded by the coding sequence ATGATCAGCGAAGGGACCAAGGCCCCCGACTTCGCCCTGCCCGACCAGGAGGGCGGGCTCCACCGGCTCGGCGACTACGCCGGGCGCTGGCTGGTGCTCTACTTCTACCCCAAGGACAACACCCCCGGCTGCAGCCAGGAAGCGCGCGACTTTAACGCCCTGGCAGGCCGCTTCCAGGCGCGGGGCGCGGCCGTCCTGGGCGTTTCCAAGGACACCGTGGCGAGCCACCGCCGCTTCGCGGAGAAGCTGGGGCTGCGCTTTCCGCTCCTGGCCGACCCCGAAACCGAAGTGATCCGCGCCTACGGTGCCTGGGGCAAGAAGAAGCTCTACGGCAAGGAGTACGAGGGCACGATCCGCTCGACCGTCCTCATCGACCCGGAGGGCCGGGTGGCGCGCGTCTGGCCCAAGGTACGGGTGAAGGGGCACGCCGAGGCGGTGCTGGTCGAGCTCGAGCGCCTGCAGGAGGAGCGTCGTGGATCTTGA
- the rpiA gene encoding ribose 5-phosphate isomerase A, translating to MDLEALKQRAAEAAVGYVHSGMRLGLGTGTTTRWAVERIGALLAAGELADVVGVPTSRATEALMRRVGIPVVELDERGVDLAIDGADEIAPDLTLIKGHGGALLREKIVEAAAGRFIVIADHTKRVHVIGEKKAVPIEIARFGWRRTVSRIEALGARCTVRLDGHREPALSDNGNLLVDAHFGPIGDPRGLEQQLLALPGVFEVGLFIGMADLAIVAGPDGRLEELS from the coding sequence GTGGATCTTGAGGCCCTGAAGCAGCGCGCGGCCGAGGCCGCGGTGGGCTACGTGCACTCGGGCATGCGTCTGGGCCTGGGGACCGGCACCACCACCCGCTGGGCGGTGGAGCGCATCGGGGCCCTGCTGGCCGCGGGCGAACTCGCGGACGTGGTGGGCGTGCCCACCTCGCGCGCCACCGAGGCGCTGATGCGGCGGGTGGGGATCCCCGTCGTCGAGCTCGACGAGCGGGGCGTGGACCTGGCCATCGACGGCGCCGACGAGATCGCCCCCGACCTGACCCTTATCAAGGGTCACGGCGGAGCGCTTTTGCGCGAAAAGATCGTGGAGGCCGCGGCCGGCCGCTTTATCGTGATCGCCGACCACACCAAGCGGGTCCACGTGATCGGCGAAAAGAAAGCCGTTCCCATCGAGATCGCCCGCTTCGGCTGGCGGCGCACGGTGAGCCGCATCGAAGCCCTGGGGGCCCGTTGCACGGTGCGCCTCGACGGCCACCGGGAACCGGCCCTGAGCGACAACGGCAACCTGCTCGTCGACGCTCACTTCGGCCCCATCGGCGATCCGCGGGGCCTCGAGCAGCAGCTGCTCGCCCTCCCGGGCGTCTTCGAGGTGGGGCTGTTCATCGGAATGGCCGATCTGGCCATCGTGGCCGGACCCGATGGCAGGCTGGAGGAACTCTCATGA
- a CDS encoding arsenate reductase family protein: MPTVDFYCKKTCKSCQKAQRWLDEHGVDYRFIDYTKQLPPREVVEAALRERGAQALRKRHPRFKELKDAGLEVWLREVEADPNLLGRPILVWPDGRWVMGFGPDWEDLFA; this comes from the coding sequence TTGCCCACCGTCGACTTTTACTGCAAGAAGACCTGCAAGTCCTGTCAGAAGGCCCAGCGGTGGCTCGACGAGCACGGCGTCGACTACCGGTTCATCGACTACACCAAGCAGCTCCCGCCGCGGGAGGTCGTCGAGGCGGCCCTGCGCGAGCGGGGCGCCCAGGCCCTGCGCAAACGCCACCCCAGATTCAAGGAGCTCAAAGACGCCGGACTCGAGGTATGGTTGCGCGAGGTCGAGGCCGACCCCAACCTGCTCGGCCGCCCGATCCTGGTCTGGCCCGACGGCCGCTGGGTGATGGGCTTCGGCCCTGACTGGGAGGACCTCTTCGCATGA